One window from the genome of Marinobacter sp. es.048 encodes:
- a CDS encoding TonB-dependent receptor family protein — protein MHKNHYLAAVVLVPVCFSVSLPAIGQSPSDNDDELVLKVTAPRLVRDLYETPAAVSVVNAPDIREGQQRLQLDESLDTVPGLFFQNRYNFAQNLRLSTRGFGARSPFGIRGIRIQVDGIPYTLPDGQSQIDAVDLDSAQRIEVIRGPSSVQYGNASGGVIDITTARGDDQPPGARLRQDVGSDDYYKTTAQANGTQGNTSGIATMSWLNYNGYREQSEVEKGLFNGRLSHEWGEGQRVTATLNALHTPRAEDPAGLTAEQVAEDRRQATDNAKRLDSGQDVDQQTLGLLYEAPAGDAGNLTVSTFFTRRDFRQQLPFPGPSLIAYDRQFYGISSDYQQGSELAGRPLTWVVGVDLHRQSDKRRRYSVSFNGEVTAQTQMETQNATTAAVFAQGDLALTDRFNVSIGTRFDRLRLSVDDQKLDDGDDSGSRTYDEFSGFAGVSYRLAPRQQLYATIGTAFESPTFTEFANPDGSGGFNPDIGPQQALNREVGVRGGFGQGLSYDLALFSIRVDDEILPYEIDNRTFYENAGRTERNGIELGLSWDISYAWRITSALTLADYKLRNFTDEQGNDAYGNRLPGLPREQWVTEVEWRSGGQRFAALEWQYVGDLYAENSNQTNVSDYWLLGIRAGDSVRIGRQSLNFYGGVRNLLDEDYFSNIRINANADRPVEERGYFEPAAGRTFYAGLEWVF, from the coding sequence CGATGAGCTGGTGTTGAAAGTCACGGCGCCACGGCTGGTTCGGGATCTCTATGAAACGCCCGCGGCGGTCTCTGTGGTGAACGCTCCAGACATCCGCGAAGGTCAGCAACGCCTGCAATTGGATGAATCGCTGGATACGGTCCCCGGCCTGTTTTTCCAGAACCGCTATAACTTTGCTCAGAACCTTCGTCTTTCCACCCGTGGCTTTGGGGCCCGGTCGCCTTTCGGTATACGGGGTATTCGCATCCAGGTAGACGGAATTCCCTACACTCTGCCGGATGGCCAATCCCAGATTGATGCGGTTGACCTGGATTCGGCTCAGCGTATCGAAGTGATTCGCGGGCCCTCGTCTGTTCAGTATGGCAATGCCTCCGGTGGCGTCATAGATATCACTACAGCCCGGGGAGACGATCAGCCACCGGGTGCGCGGCTCCGACAGGATGTGGGAAGTGATGATTATTACAAGACCACAGCACAGGCCAACGGTACCCAGGGCAATACAAGTGGTATTGCCACCATGTCATGGCTGAACTACAACGGCTACCGCGAACAGAGTGAGGTTGAGAAGGGGCTGTTCAATGGCCGCTTGTCCCATGAATGGGGCGAAGGGCAAAGGGTGACCGCCACTCTCAATGCCCTGCACACGCCAAGGGCGGAAGATCCCGCAGGCCTGACCGCTGAGCAGGTCGCGGAGGACCGGCGCCAGGCTACTGACAATGCCAAGAGGCTGGACTCGGGTCAGGACGTTGATCAGCAGACGCTCGGGCTGTTGTATGAAGCCCCTGCCGGCGATGCCGGGAACCTGACCGTAAGCACCTTCTTTACCCGTCGCGATTTCAGACAGCAATTACCGTTTCCCGGCCCCAGCCTTATTGCTTACGATCGGCAATTTTACGGCATCAGCTCGGATTATCAGCAGGGCAGTGAGCTTGCCGGTCGGCCGCTGACCTGGGTAGTGGGTGTCGACTTGCACCGCCAGTCGGACAAGCGTCGCCGCTACTCGGTGTCGTTCAATGGTGAGGTGACCGCACAGACGCAAATGGAAACCCAGAATGCCACAACAGCGGCGGTATTCGCACAGGGTGATCTTGCCCTGACCGACCGTTTCAACGTCTCTATCGGTACCCGCTTTGACCGCCTGAGGCTGTCTGTGGATGACCAAAAACTGGATGACGGGGACGATTCCGGAAGCCGCACCTACGATGAGTTTAGTGGCTTTGCCGGTGTCAGTTACCGGCTGGCACCTCGCCAGCAGTTGTACGCAACGATAGGCACGGCGTTCGAGTCGCCCACCTTTACCGAATTTGCCAACCCCGATGGCAGCGGTGGGTTCAACCCCGATATCGGCCCTCAACAGGCCCTCAACCGGGAAGTCGGGGTGCGAGGCGGTTTTGGGCAGGGCTTGAGTTATGACCTGGCGCTGTTCTCAATCCGGGTGGATGATGAAATCCTGCCTTATGAAATCGACAACCGCACGTTTTATGAGAATGCCGGGCGCACTGAACGCAATGGTATCGAACTCGGCCTCAGCTGGGATATTTCATACGCGTGGCGAATCACCAGCGCCCTGACTCTTGCCGATTACAAGCTCAGGAATTTCACTGACGAACAGGGCAACGACGCCTATGGCAACCGACTGCCCGGTCTGCCCCGTGAGCAGTGGGTTACGGAAGTGGAATGGCGTAGTGGCGGCCAGCGGTTCGCAGCGCTGGAATGGCAGTACGTTGGCGATCTGTACGCTGAGAACAGTAACCAGACAAACGTCAGTGACTATTGGTTGCTTGGTATCCGGGCCGGCGATAGCGTGCGTATTGGACGTCAGAGCCTGAATTTCTATGGTGGCGTCCGCAACCTGTTGGATGAAGACTACTTCAGCAATATCCGTATCAATGCCAACGCGGATCGGCCCGTAGAGGAGCGCGGCTATTTTGAGCCCGCCGCGGGAAGAACTTTTTATGCGGGCCTGGAATGGGTATTCTGA